In Planctomycetia bacterium, one DNA window encodes the following:
- a CDS encoding nuclear transport factor 2 family protein — protein sequence MIAAPFDFADWLVRYGNAWTGRDAEAVCRLFSPEAAYYETPFDPPMTGTAAIRRYWTDGAVNGQRDVVFAATPLTIDGRTGFAHWRATFRRATSNTLVELEGILSARFDETGRCAEFREWWHRRETPAEESQA from the coding sequence GTGATTGCGGCCCCGTTCGATTTCGCCGACTGGCTGGTCCGCTACGGCAACGCGTGGACCGGTCGCGATGCGGAGGCAGTCTGTCGATTGTTCTCGCCCGAGGCCGCCTATTATGAAACGCCCTTCGATCCGCCGATGACGGGGACGGCGGCCATTCGTCGATACTGGACGGATGGCGCGGTGAACGGTCAACGCGACGTGGTCTTCGCGGCCACGCCCCTGACGATCGATGGCCGGACGGGGTTCGCCCATTGGCGAGCGACGTTTCGCCGCGCGACCAGCAATACCCTGGTCGAGCTGGAAGGCATCTTGTCCGCCCGCTTCGACGAGACGGGGCGCTGCGCGGAGTTTCGAGAATGGTGGCATCGCCGCGAGACGCCGGCCGAGGAATCGCAGGCGTAA
- a CDS encoding DUF1349 domain-containing protein yields the protein MTVVALHESFATAELHPQLRWFCEPARWSIVPARRCLRVETEGGTDYWQKTHYGFSADNGHFLFAECNGDFIATTLVAFQGVHQYDQAGLMVRISPSCWLKTSVEYEPHGPSRLGAVVTNAGYSDWSTQDIPSDVGQMWLRIRREESDYFVEASRDGASWSQLRVAHLHEDRAGAAVACGPYACSPKAAGFAAEFAFLTVAAGRIAAE from the coding sequence GTGACCGTCGTCGCACTCCACGAATCGTTCGCCACGGCCGAGCTGCATCCGCAACTACGCTGGTTCTGCGAGCCGGCGCGTTGGTCGATCGTTCCTGCGCGGCGCTGCCTGCGGGTGGAAACGGAGGGCGGCACGGACTACTGGCAGAAGACGCATTACGGCTTTTCGGCCGACAACGGGCATTTTCTCTTCGCGGAGTGCAACGGCGACTTCATCGCAACGACTTTGGTCGCCTTTCAGGGCGTGCATCAATACGACCAGGCGGGATTGATGGTTCGCATCTCGCCGTCCTGCTGGCTCAAGACGTCCGTCGAGTACGAACCGCACGGCCCCAGCCGGTTGGGCGCGGTCGTTACCAACGCCGGTTACTCCGACTGGTCCACGCAGGATATTCCGTCGGACGTAGGGCAGATGTGGCTGCGCATCCGCCGCGAGGAGAGCGATTACTTCGTGGAAGCCTCCCGCGACGGCGCGAGTTGGTCCCAACTGCGGGTCGCCCACTTGCACGAAGACCGCGCCGGCGCGGCGGTGGCCTGCGGACCGTACGCCTGCAGTCCGAAGGCAGCCGGCTTCGCGGCCGAGTTCGCCTTCCTGACCGTCGCAGCGGGCAGGATTGCCGCCGAGTAA